The Onychomys torridus chromosome X, mOncTor1.1, whole genome shotgun sequence genomic interval NNNNNNNNNNNNNNNNNNNNNNNNNNNNNNNNNNNNNNNNNNNNNNNNNNNNNNNNNNNNNNNNNNNNNNNNNNNNNNNNNNNNNNNNNNNNNNNNNNNNNNNNNNNNNNNNNNNNNNNNNNNNNNNNNNNNNNNNNNNNNNNNNNNNNNNNNNNNNNNNNNNNNNNNNNNNNNNNNNNNNNNNNNNNNNNNNNNNNNNNNNNNNNNNNNNNNNNNNNNNNNNNNNNNNNNNNNNNNNNNNNNNNNNNNNNNNNNNNNNNNNNNNNNNNNNNNNNNNNNNNNNNNNNNNNNNNNNNNNNNNNNNNNNNNNNNNNNNNNNNNNNNNNNNNNNNNNNNNNNNNNNNNNNNNNNNNNNNNNNNNNNNNNNNNNNNNNNNNNNNNNNNNNNNNNNNNNNNNNNNNNNNNNNNNNNNNNNNNNNNNNNNNNNNNNNNNNNNNNNNNNNNNNNNNNNNNNNNNNNNNNNNNNNNNNNNNNNNNNNNNNNNNNNNNNNNNNNNNNNNNNNNNNNNNNNNNNNNNNNNNNNNNNNNNNNNNNNNNNNNNNNNNNNNNNNNNNNNNNNNNNNNNNNNNNNNNNNNNNNNNNNNNNNNNNNNNNNNNNNNNNNNNNNNNNNNNNNNNNNNNNNNNNNNNNNNNNNNNNNNNNNNNNNNNNNNNNNNNNNNNNNNNNNNNNNNNNNNNNNNNNNNNNNNNNNNNNNNNNNNNNNNNNNNNNNNNNNNNNNNNNNNNNNNNNNNNNNNNNNNNNNNNNNCGATGGctggtggcgggccccccaaaagcCGAAAAAAACAGGCGGCAACAGTTTGGTCATTTTACTTCTTCTCCCATCTGCTGATTGGTCACTCGAGTGCCCTCCGCCTTGAAAAGAACAGGAAGACTTCACAGTCTCTTAGGTGAAAAGAGATCTTGATATCAACCAAGTTGTCAAAAGACTATTGATGTTGttgttactactactactactactactattattattattattattattattattattattttgttgttgttgttgtatcaagatgggtttctccatgtagtttggcTGCCTGCCTagatctcgccctgtagacctgactggtctcaaattcacagagacccacctggctctgcctcccaagtgctggaattaaaggtgtgcacaattTAATTCTGCCTGggcaaaagaatattttttaaaaagtattaggaAAATAAGTGAGGGTGGAGGTGTCTAGCAGGGGACCAGCATAAGAAAGTATGGACACCTGGTCAGGCCCTTCAGAGAATCCTGTGAACTTGGAGAGTGGGAGGAAAGGAAACAACTGTAGCAAAGGAAACTTTCACAAAGCTGGAGAAATGGGGTGGATGTCTGGAAGTTTGAACATTGAGAAAGGGAAGGTGCTGGCccacttgggagagagagaaggcatatATTTTAGGAGTCAACATTGCAGACCCTTAAAAGATGGATTAGAGAAGAGTGGCCTCTGATAAAAGTGTAGTAGCACTGGCAAGCAATGATGATTGTCTGATGTAGGGTGGCGCCAGTGGCGATGTAAGACAGCCCAAAGTAGTActgcagaaggaagaggcagagagccCACTGATGATAagtgatggggaggaggagggatgcaATCCTCTACACAATAGCAAAGGCCTTACATGTTTCCCCCAGAAAGCGATTAGAAGGTGTGTTTACCCTCACACACgatcacacatgtgcatgcgccagcatacacacacacacacacacacacacacacacacacacacacacacacacccctcatgtATGTATACCAGTTGAGCCCACTTGCTGGGCCTTTCTTATGCATAGGTGCTGTTCCAGCCAATCAGAAAGCATGCTTGCTTTTGGAGGCAGGCAGTAGCAAGGAGTTACTTTCCtcaaaagaggggttggggacttagctcagtggtagagcacaaggccctgggttcaatcctcagctccacatacaaaaatcaaaaaacaaaacaacaacaaaaacaaataaaacaaaaaacattcctCAAAAGAGAAAACGGTTTCTGAAGGGAGGGGCTCAGAATAGGATTGTCTTGGTGGGTGAAGAGAAATCAGCAGAAAGGGCTGAGGTTGAGGGCTACAGGCTTGTGGAGAGCTATGCATTCAACCAGAAAAATGGAACAGAAAGTGATTGGATGTGGTGGGATATGggtgtcatcctcctgccttcctctttgcTCCAGCACAGCAAGTGCCAGGACACATGGCCACAGCCTGTGGTGTCCCGGTACCTGTTTCCATTGCCGACATGAAATTTCTTCTTGGAGTCTTTACTGTCTGTGCACACCAACATTTCAGgagtcctgcccagcccagcaAGGCCCCAGCCATGTCAACCAAGGAACAGAAAGACATGGAGAGGCGGGCCAAGCGCCCAAGGGCTGATCACAATCTCCCATCAGATGACTTCCAGAACCCAGATGCAATTATCCCTGGTAACAACTGATAAGGGGCACATAGCGCTTTGCCTAAGGGAGGGGACATTCTACTACTCCATGGCAGGTGGAGCACAGGGGTGGCCTGGTACTAACCAGGTCATTGCATGGCATTGCGTGGGTGGGATGGAGATGAGAGATTCGGGTGCTGAGATCTGATTCTTAGGGCATGTTCTGGGCTTCTGTCCCCACGTGACTTTCTCACCCTGTGGCCGAGGTGCAAGGCTCACAGAGGAGAGTCATTGTCCTGACCAATGTGCCTCTGACAAAGCCAAAGTGAATTTCCGTGAAAGGCTTGTCTGAATACGTGTACCTGCTGGCCCCAGACTCTGG includes:
- the LOC118574432 gene encoding X-linked lymphocyte-regulated protein 5C-like codes for the protein MKFLLGVFTVCAHQHFRSPAQPSKAPAMSTKEQKDMERRAKRPRADHNLPSDDFQNPDAIIPAHNPAVDTSEMGSCSSGPDVQEAREPSLFRRGYRISKVT